A genomic segment from Oncorhynchus keta strain PuntledgeMale-10-30-2019 chromosome 7, Oket_V2, whole genome shotgun sequence encodes:
- the LOC118386202 gene encoding gap junction alpha-8 protein-like encodes MGDWSFLGNILEEVNEHSTVIGRVWLTVLFIFRILILGTAAEFVWGDEQSDYVCNTQQPGCENVCYDEAFPISHIRLWVLQIIFVSTPSLVYVGHAVHHVHMEEKRKEREEAELSRQQELSEERLPLAPDQGSVRTTKETSTKGSKKFRLEGTLLRTYICHIIFKTLFEVGFVVGQYFLYGFRILPLYKCSRWPCPNTVDCFVSRPTEKTVFIIFMLAVACVSLFLNFVEISHLGLKKIRFVFWKPTPGQAQGEGLSPMPPPGGILKSLPPLAVPSIQRAKGYRLLEEEKAPSVTHLYPLAETCMEAGRLTPLTPPFQCMEEKAEELRHTEDISKVYNETLPSYAQTTEIGEDTLPLHQEEEQEQQEVVEDKEEEEVVEEVVEQDVAVVVDGEGGPPTEAEMEVTDMIEDTRPLSRLSKASSRARSDDLTV; translated from the exons ATGGGTGACTGGAGCTTTCTGGGCAATATTTTAGAGGAAGTGAATGAGCACTCAACGGTGATCGGCCGGGTGTGGCTCACGGTCCTCTTCATCTTCCGCATCCTCATCCTGGGTACGGCGGCAGAGTTTGTGTGGGGCGACGAGCAGTCAGACTACGTTTGCAACACGCAGCAGCCCGGTTGCGAGAATGTGTGTTACGACGAGGCGTTCCCCATCTCCCACATCCGCCTGTGGGTTCTGCAGATCATCTTTGTGTCCACGCCATCTCTGGTGTACGTAGGCCATGCAGTGCACCACGTCCACATGGAGGAGAAACGCAAGGAGCGCGAGGAGGCCGAGCTGAGTCGCCAACAGGAGCTGAGTGAGGAGCGGCTGCCACTAGCGCCTGACCAGGGCAGCGTGCGCACCACCAAGGAGACCAGCACCAAGGGCAGCAAGAAGTTCAGGCTGGAGGGCACCCTGCTGAGGACCTACATCTGCCACATCATCTTCAAGACGCTGTTCGAAGTGGGTTTCGTAGTGGGCCAGTACTTTCTGTACGGCTTCCGCATCCTGCCGCTGTACAAGTGCAGCCGCTGGCCCTGCCCCAACACCGTAGACTGCTTCGTGTCCCGGCCAACAGAGAAGACAGTCTTCATCATTTTCATGTTGGCCGTGGCTTGCGTCTCGCTCTTCCTCAACTTTGTGGAGATCAGCCATCTGGGCTTGAAGAAGATCCGCTTCGTCTTCTGGAAGCCAACCCCGGGGCAAGCCCAGGGTGAAGGCCTGAGCCCCATGCCCCCCCCAGGGGGGATCCTCAAGAGCCTGCCTCCCCTGGCCGTGCCTTCCATCCAGAGGGCCAAAGGCTACAGGctgctggaggaggagaaagCACCGTCTGTGACCCACCTCTATCCTCTGGCAGAGACGTGCATGGAGGCAGGGAGGTTAACCCCCCTGACCCCACCCTTCCAGTGCATGGAGGAGAAGGCGGAAGAACTGAGGCACACGGAGGACATTTCTAAGGTGTACAATGAGACCCTGCCCTCCTATGCCCAGACCACCGAGATAGGGGAggacacactaccactacaccaagaggaggagcaggagcagcaggaggtggtggaggacaaagaagaggaggaagtagtggaggaggtggtggagcaGGATGTG gcggTGGTGGTGGACGGGGAAGGGGGACCTCCAACCGAGGCGGAGATGGAGGTGACGGATATGATAGAAGACACCAGACCACTGAGCAGATTGAGCAAAGCCAGCAGCAGGGCCAGGTCAGACGATCTCACCGTATGA